The Pseudomonas eucalypticola genome has a window encoding:
- a CDS encoding S-(hydroxymethyl)glutathione dehydrogenase/class III alcohol dehydrogenase, with translation MIKSRAAVAFEAKKPLEIVEVDVAMPKAGEVLVRIVASGVCHTDAYTLSGADPEGIFPSILGHEGGGIVEAIGEGVTSVAVGDHVIPLYTAECRQCKFCLSGKTNLCQAVRATQGKGLMPDGTSRFSYNGKPLFHYMGTSTFSEYTVLPEISVAKIQKEAPLEKVCLLGCGVTTGIGAVLNTAKVKPGDTVAIFGLGGIGLSAVIGAVKAKASRIIAIDINPAKFEIARQLGATDCVNPKDFDRPIQEVIVDMTDGGVDFSFECIGNVQLMRAALECCHKGWGESVIIGVAGAGQEISTRPFQLVTGRVWRGSAFGGVRGRTELPSYVDMAEKGEIPLDTFITHTMGLEDINKAFDLMHEGKSIRSVIHF, from the coding sequence ATGATCAAGTCCCGTGCCGCGGTAGCATTCGAGGCCAAGAAGCCGCTGGAAATCGTCGAAGTCGACGTGGCCATGCCCAAGGCGGGTGAAGTCCTGGTGCGTATCGTCGCCTCGGGTGTCTGCCACACCGATGCCTACACCTTGTCCGGCGCCGACCCGGAAGGCATCTTCCCGTCGATCCTGGGTCACGAAGGGGGCGGTATCGTTGAAGCCATTGGCGAAGGCGTGACCTCCGTTGCCGTGGGCGACCACGTGATTCCGCTGTACACCGCCGAATGCCGGCAGTGCAAATTCTGCCTGAGCGGCAAGACCAACCTCTGCCAGGCCGTGCGCGCCACCCAGGGCAAGGGCCTGATGCCTGACGGCACCTCGCGTTTCTCCTACAACGGCAAGCCCCTGTTCCACTACATGGGCACCTCGACCTTCTCGGAATACACCGTGCTGCCCGAAATATCCGTGGCCAAGATCCAGAAAGAAGCACCGCTGGAGAAAGTCTGCCTGCTGGGTTGCGGCGTCACCACCGGTATCGGCGCTGTGCTGAACACCGCCAAGGTCAAGCCCGGTGACACCGTGGCCATCTTCGGCCTGGGCGGCATCGGCCTGTCGGCTGTGATCGGTGCGGTCAAGGCCAAGGCCAGCCGCATCATCGCCATCGACATCAACCCGGCCAAGTTCGAAATCGCGCGCCAGCTGGGCGCCACCGACTGCGTCAACCCGAAAGACTTCGACCGTCCGATCCAGGAAGTCATCGTCGACATGACCGACGGCGGCGTGGACTTTTCCTTCGAGTGCATCGGCAACGTGCAACTGATGCGCGCCGCACTGGAATGCTGCCACAAGGGCTGGGGCGAATCCGTCATCATCGGCGTGGCCGGTGCGGGCCAGGAAATCTCCACCCGGCCGTTCCAACTGGTCACCGGGCGCGTGTGGCGCGGTTCGGCTTTCGGCGGCGTGCGTGGCCGTACCGAGCTGCCGAGCTACGTCGACATGGCCGAGAAGGGCGAGATCCCCCTGGATACCTTCATCACCCACACCATGGGCCTGGAAGACATCAACAAGGCGTTCGACCTCATGCACGAAGGCAAGAGCATTCGTTCCGTCATCCATTTCTGA
- the fghA gene encoding S-formylglutathione hydrolase: MTLDNISCQKSAGGWHKRYRHRSEVLGCDMVFAVYLPPQAEQGGKLPVLYWLSGLTCTDENFMQKAGAHKLAAELGLIIVAPDTSPRGADVPGDPDGAWDFGLGAGFYLNATQQPWAQHYRMHDYVVDELPALVEAHFPASDRRAISGHSMGGHGALVCALRNPGRYSSVSAFSPISNPMDCPWGQKAFSRFLGEERSRWREWDASVLLSEAKAPLALLVDQGDRDDFLENQLKPEALVQAAKAAGHDLELRMQPGYDHSYYFIASFIDDHLRYHAKALV, translated from the coding sequence ATGACTCTGGACAATATTTCCTGCCAGAAAAGCGCAGGTGGCTGGCACAAGCGTTACCGCCATCGCTCCGAGGTGCTGGGGTGTGACATGGTGTTCGCGGTGTACCTGCCGCCGCAGGCGGAGCAGGGCGGCAAGTTACCGGTGCTGTACTGGCTCTCGGGCCTGACCTGCACTGATGAGAACTTCATGCAGAAAGCCGGTGCCCACAAGCTGGCGGCCGAGCTGGGGCTGATCATCGTGGCGCCCGACACCAGCCCCCGCGGCGCTGACGTACCCGGTGACCCGGACGGTGCCTGGGACTTCGGCCTGGGGGCGGGGTTCTACCTCAATGCCACCCAGCAGCCCTGGGCCCAGCATTACCGCATGCACGATTACGTGGTGGACGAGCTGCCCGCGCTGGTGGAGGCGCATTTCCCCGCCTCGGACCGTCGTGCCATCAGCGGCCACTCCATGGGTGGGCACGGGGCCTTGGTGTGCGCCCTGCGCAACCCGGGCCGCTACAGCTCGGTGTCGGCGTTCTCACCCATCAGCAACCCCATGGATTGCCCCTGGGGCCAGAAAGCGTTCTCCCGCTTCCTGGGTGAAGAGCGTTCGCGCTGGCGCGAGTGGGACGCCTCGGTGTTGCTGAGCGAAGCCAAGGCGCCATTGGCGCTGCTGGTGGACCAGGGTGACCGCGACGATTTCCTGGAAAACCAGCTCAAGCCCGAAGCGCTGGTGCAGGCGGCGAAGGCGGCGGGCCACGACCTGGAACTGCGCATGCAGCCGGGGTATGACCACAGCTACTACTTCATCGCCAGTTTCATCGACGACCACCTGCGCTATCACGCCAAGGCGCTGGTGTAG
- a CDS encoding LysR substrate-binding domain-containing protein: MSDNRWDGIDEFVAVAECSQFTAAAERLGISSSHISRQIARLEERLQTRLLYRSTRRVTLTEAGQTFLQHCQRLQDGREEALRAMGDLNSEPKGLLRMTCAVAYGERFIVPLVTRFMGQYPQLRVDIELSNRTLDLVHEGLDLAIRLGRLQDSRQVASRLAPRRMYLCASPTYLERYGRPHSLSELARHNCLIGSTDQWPLQNDGRELTQRVQGNWRCNSGQAVLDAALQGMGLCQLPDYYVLEHLKTGALVSLLEAHQPPNTAVWALYPQQRHLSPKVRKLVDFLKAGLASRPEYQGA, from the coding sequence ATGAGCGACAACCGCTGGGACGGCATCGATGAATTCGTCGCCGTCGCTGAATGCAGCCAATTCACGGCCGCCGCCGAGCGTCTGGGCATTTCCTCCTCGCACATCAGCCGGCAGATCGCCCGGCTGGAGGAGCGTCTGCAAACCCGCCTGCTGTACCGCAGTACCCGGCGGGTGACGCTGACCGAAGCCGGGCAGACCTTCCTGCAGCATTGCCAGCGCCTGCAGGACGGCCGCGAAGAAGCATTGCGCGCCATGGGCGACCTCAACAGCGAACCCAAGGGGCTGTTGCGCATGACCTGCGCAGTCGCCTATGGCGAGCGCTTTATCGTGCCGCTGGTGACCCGCTTCATGGGCCAGTACCCGCAGTTGCGCGTGGACATCGAACTAAGCAACCGTACCCTGGACCTGGTGCACGAGGGCCTTGACCTGGCCATTCGCCTGGGGCGCCTGCAGGATTCGCGGCAGGTGGCCTCGCGGCTGGCGCCACGGCGCATGTACCTGTGCGCCTCGCCGACCTACCTTGAGCGCTATGGTCGCCCCCACAGCCTGTCGGAGCTGGCGCGGCACAATTGCCTGATCGGCAGCACAGACCAGTGGCCGTTGCAGAATGACGGCCGTGAGCTGACCCAGCGGGTACAAGGCAACTGGCGCTGCAACAGCGGCCAGGCCGTGCTGGATGCGGCGCTGCAAGGGATGGGCTTATGCCAGCTACCTGACTATTACGTGCTGGAGCATCTGAAGACGGGCGCGCTGGTGTCGCTGCTGGAAGCCCATCAACCGCCGAATACCGCGGTGTGGGCGTTGTACCCGCAGCAACGGCATCTGTCGCCGAAGGTGAGAAAACTGGTGGATTTCCTGAAGGCAGGATTGGCGTCAAGGCCGGAGTATCAGGGTGCCTGA
- the ispD gene encoding 2-C-methyl-D-erythritol 4-phosphate cytidylyltransferase gives MTYSSPAFWAVIPAAGVGARMAADRPKQYLHLGGRTILEHSLDCFLDHPGLKGLVVSLAEDDPYWPDLASSRDPRIQRAPGGAERADSVLNALLHLHAQGASEDDWVLVHDAARPNLARSDLDKLLGELAHDPVGGLLAVPAKDTLKRADANGRVAETIDRSTIWQAYTPQMFRLGALHRALADSLVADVAITDEASAMEWAGQSPRLIEGRSDNLKVTRPEDLDWLRQRWAQRSR, from the coding sequence ATGACTTATTCCTCGCCTGCCTTCTGGGCAGTGATTCCTGCTGCGGGCGTTGGCGCCCGGATGGCAGCCGACCGGCCCAAGCAGTACCTGCACCTGGGCGGACGAACCATTCTTGAACACAGCCTCGACTGCTTTCTCGACCACCCTGGCCTGAAAGGCCTGGTAGTGAGCCTGGCTGAAGACGACCCCTACTGGCCTGACCTGGCCAGTTCCCGCGACCCACGTATCCAGCGTGCCCCTGGCGGCGCCGAACGTGCCGATTCGGTGCTCAATGCCCTGTTGCACTTGCACGCCCAAGGTGCCAGCGAAGACGATTGGGTGCTGGTGCATGATGCGGCACGCCCGAACCTGGCGCGCAGCGACCTGGACAAGCTGCTGGGCGAACTGGCCCATGACCCGGTGGGCGGCCTGCTGGCGGTGCCCGCCAAGGACACCCTCAAGCGCGCCGATGCCAATGGGCGTGTGGCCGAGACCATTGACCGCAGCACCATCTGGCAGGCCTACACGCCGCAGATGTTCCGTTTGGGCGCCTTGCATCGGGCACTGGCTGACAGCCTGGTGGCGGATGTGGCGATTACCGATGAGGCCAGTGCCATGGAATGGGCGGGGCAATCCCCCCGCTTGATCGAAGGGCGTTCGGACAACCTCAAGGTCACCCGCCCCGAAGACCTCGACTGGCTGCGCCAGCGTTGGGCGCAACGATCACGGTGA
- the truD gene encoding tRNA pseudouridine(13) synthase TruD — translation MTEFELLGPCAAGPALGRAVLKATAEDFQVDEVLDIPLAGEGEHLWLWVEKRNLNTEEAARRLAKAAGVPLRTVSYAGLKDRQALTRQWFSLHLPGKADPDLRAAENETLSILKVARHKRKLQRGAHAANGFTLRLTALQADREALDARLKQLSQTGVPNYFGTQRFGFQGGNVHDARQWAERQALPEQRNVRSRLLSTARSYLFNQVLAARVADGTWNQAQVGDLLAFTDSRSFFPAGEAECSDPRLAVLDLHPTGPMWGEGDSPAAGAIHALEQNVGAALAPLGQWLAKAGMAHERRILRLPIGGLAWHYPEPDILQLEFVLPAGCFATVVVRELVDLLPAGHTDSPCVF, via the coding sequence ATGACTGAATTCGAATTGCTGGGCCCCTGCGCCGCCGGGCCTGCCCTGGGCCGTGCCGTCCTGAAAGCCACCGCCGAAGATTTCCAGGTCGACGAGGTGCTGGATATTCCCCTGGCCGGGGAGGGCGAGCACCTCTGGCTGTGGGTGGAAAAGCGCAACCTCAACACCGAGGAAGCGGCCCGGCGCCTGGCCAAGGCCGCTGGCGTGCCGCTGCGCACCGTCAGCTACGCCGGCTTGAAGGACCGCCAGGCGCTGACCCGGCAGTGGTTCAGCCTGCACCTGCCGGGCAAGGCCGACCCTGACTTGCGTGCTGCCGAAAACGAGACCTTGAGCATCCTCAAGGTGGCCCGGCACAAGCGCAAGCTGCAGCGCGGCGCTCACGCTGCCAATGGCTTCACCCTGCGCCTGACCGCGCTGCAGGCCGACCGCGAGGCGCTGGACGCCAGGCTGAAGCAATTGAGCCAGACTGGCGTACCGAATTACTTCGGTACCCAGCGCTTCGGTTTCCAAGGTGGCAACGTCCATGATGCTCGGCAGTGGGCCGAGCGCCAGGCCCTGCCCGAGCAGCGCAACGTGCGCTCGCGGTTGCTGTCCACGGCGCGCAGCTACCTGTTCAACCAGGTGCTGGCGGCAAGGGTGGCCGATGGCACGTGGAACCAGGCCCAGGTCGGCGACCTGCTGGCGTTCACCGACAGCCGCAGCTTCTTCCCGGCCGGTGAGGCCGAGTGCAGCGACCCGCGCCTGGCCGTTCTCGACCTGCACCCTACCGGCCCGATGTGGGGCGAAGGTGACTCGCCGGCTGCTGGCGCCATCCATGCATTGGAACAGAATGTCGGTGCAGCGCTGGCGCCGCTTGGTCAATGGCTGGCAAAAGCGGGCATGGCGCACGAACGACGCATCCTGCGGCTGCCCATCGGCGGTTTGGCGTGGCATTATCCAGAGCCTGACATTCTGCAATTGGAATTCGTCCTGCCGGCCGGATGCTTTGCCACCGTCGTGGTGCGCGAGCTCGTCGATCTGCTGCCTGCAGGGCACACGGACAGCCCATGCGTATTCTGA
- the ftsB gene encoding cell division protein FtsB encodes MRSPYWLFLVLLLLLGGLQYRLWVGNGSLAQVTSLEQQIADQHAENERLLERNRVLDAEVAELKKGMETVEERARHELGMVKDGETLYQLAQ; translated from the coding sequence ATGCGCAGTCCTTATTGGTTGTTCCTTGTCCTGCTCTTGCTGCTCGGTGGCCTGCAGTACCGCCTGTGGGTGGGTAATGGCAGCCTGGCCCAGGTCACGAGCCTGGAGCAGCAGATCGCCGATCAGCACGCCGAGAACGAGCGCTTGCTGGAGCGCAACCGCGTGCTGGATGCGGAAGTGGCCGAGCTGAAAAAGGGCATGGAGACCGTTGAAGAGCGGGCTCGCCATGAACTGGGCATGGTCAAGGACGGTGAAACCCTTTATCAGTTGGCCCAATGA
- the eno gene encoding phosphopyruvate hydratase: MAKIVDIKGREVLDSRGNPTVEADVLLDNGIIGSACAPSGASTGSREALELRDGDKSRYMGKGVLKAVGNINGPIRDLLLGKDPSDQKALDHAMIQLDGTENKASLGANAILAVSLAAAKAAAQDQDIPLYAHIANLNGTPGVYSMPVPMMNIINGGEHADNNVDIQEFMVQPVGAKTFSEGLRMGTEIFHHLKAVLKARGLNTAVGDEGGFAPNLKSNEDALSAIAEAVANAGYTLGTDVTLALDCAASEFYEDGVYNLAGEGHTFNAEGFADYLKGLTERYPIISIEDGLDESDWAGWKVLTEKLGDKVQLVGDDLFVTNTKILKEGIDKHIGNSILIKFNQIGTLTETLEAIQMAKAAGYTAVISHRSGETEDSTIADLAVGTAAGQIKTGSLCRSDRVSKYNQLLRIEEQLGAKAVYRGRAEFRG; this comes from the coding sequence ATGGCAAAAATCGTCGACATCAAAGGTCGTGAAGTTCTCGACTCCCGTGGCAATCCCACAGTGGAAGCCGACGTGCTTCTCGACAACGGCATCATCGGCAGCGCGTGCGCGCCGTCCGGTGCTTCCACCGGTTCGCGTGAAGCACTCGAACTGCGTGATGGCGACAAGAGCCGTTACATGGGCAAGGGCGTGCTGAAGGCCGTTGGCAACATCAACGGCCCCATCCGTGACTTGTTGCTGGGCAAGGATCCTTCCGACCAGAAGGCCCTGGACCACGCGATGATCCAGCTCGACGGCACCGAGAACAAGGCTTCGCTGGGCGCCAACGCCATCCTCGCCGTTTCCCTGGCTGCCGCCAAGGCCGCTGCCCAGGACCAGGACATTCCGCTGTACGCGCACATCGCCAACCTGAACGGCACCCCAGGCGTCTACTCCATGCCGGTACCGATGATGAACATCATCAACGGTGGCGAGCATGCCGACAACAACGTCGACATCCAGGAATTCATGGTTCAGCCGGTAGGCGCCAAGACCTTTTCCGAAGGCCTGCGCATGGGCACCGAGATTTTCCACCACCTCAAGGCTGTGCTGAAGGCGCGTGGCCTGAACACCGCCGTGGGTGACGAGGGCGGTTTCGCGCCGAACCTCAAATCCAACGAAGACGCGCTGTCGGCCATCGCCGAAGCCGTGGCCAACGCCGGTTACACCCTGGGCACCGACGTGACCCTGGCCCTGGACTGCGCGGCCAGCGAATTCTACGAAGACGGCGTCTACAACCTGGCTGGCGAAGGTCACACCTTCAACGCCGAAGGGTTTGCCGACTACCTGAAAGGGCTGACCGAGCGCTACCCGATCATCTCCATCGAAGATGGCCTGGACGAGTCCGACTGGGCTGGCTGGAAAGTGCTGACCGAGAAGCTGGGTGACAAGGTGCAACTGGTCGGTGACGACCTGTTCGTGACCAACACCAAGATCCTCAAGGAAGGCATCGACAAGCACATCGGCAACTCGATCCTGATCAAGTTCAACCAGATCGGCACCCTGACCGAAACCCTGGAAGCCATCCAGATGGCCAAGGCGGCCGGTTACACGGCGGTCATTTCGCACCGTTCGGGCGAAACCGAAGACTCCACCATCGCCGACCTGGCCGTGGGCACCGCTGCTGGCCAGATCAAGACCGGCTCGCTGTGCCGCTCCGATCGCGTGTCGAAGTACAACCAATTGCTGCGTATTGAAGAACAATTGGGCGCCAAGGCAGTCTATCGTGGCCGTGCCGAGTTTCGCGGCTAA
- the kdsA gene encoding 3-deoxy-8-phosphooctulonate synthase encodes MAQKIIRVGNIEIANDKPFVLFGGMNVLESRDMAMQVCEEYVRVTEKLGIPYVFKASFDKANRSSVTSFRGPGLEEGMRIFEDVKKAFGVPLITDVHEPAQAAVVAEVCDIIQLPAFLSRQTDLVVAMAKTGAVINIKKAQFLAPQEMKHILNKCEEAGNDQLILCERGSSFGYNNLVVDMLGFGIMKAFEYPVFFDVTHALQMPGGRSDSAGGRRAQVTDLAKAGLSQGLAGLFLEAHPDPDNAKCDGPCALRLNKLEPFLTQLKALDDLVKSFPTVETA; translated from the coding sequence ATGGCGCAGAAAATCATCCGTGTAGGTAACATCGAGATCGCCAACGACAAGCCTTTCGTCTTGTTCGGTGGCATGAACGTGCTCGAGTCGCGCGACATGGCGATGCAGGTCTGCGAAGAGTATGTGCGGGTGACCGAGAAGCTCGGTATCCCCTATGTGTTCAAGGCCAGCTTCGACAAGGCCAACCGTTCTTCCGTGACCTCGTTCCGCGGCCCTGGCCTGGAAGAGGGCATGCGCATCTTCGAAGACGTGAAGAAAGCCTTCGGCGTGCCGTTGATCACCGACGTCCACGAGCCGGCCCAGGCCGCCGTGGTCGCCGAGGTCTGCGACATCATCCAGCTGCCGGCCTTCCTGTCGCGTCAGACTGACCTGGTAGTGGCCATGGCCAAGACCGGCGCGGTCATCAACATCAAGAAAGCGCAGTTCCTCGCGCCTCAGGAAATGAAACACATCCTGAACAAGTGCGAAGAAGCGGGTAACGACCAGTTGATCCTGTGCGAGCGTGGTTCGAGCTTCGGCTACAACAACCTCGTGGTGGACATGCTCGGCTTCGGCATCATGAAGGCGTTCGAGTACCCGGTGTTCTTCGACGTGACCCATGCCCTGCAGATGCCCGGCGGGCGTTCCGACTCGGCCGGTGGCCGCCGTGCCCAGGTCACCGACCTGGCCAAGGCCGGCCTCAGCCAGGGCCTGGCGGGCCTGTTTCTGGAAGCCCACCCGGACCCGGACAACGCCAAGTGCGATGGCCCATGCGCGCTGCGCCTGAACAAGCTGGAACCGTTCCTGACCCAGCTCAAGGCCCTGGACGATCTGGTTAAAAGTTTTCCGACGGTAGAAACCGCGTAA
- a CDS encoding protein-L-isoaspartate(D-aspartate) O-methyltransferase, protein MREQDDLTRRGIGFTSQRTRERLIQRLYEEGVSNTRVLDVIRRTPRHLFVDEALAHRAYEDTALPIGHNQTISQPYMVARMSELLLEAGPLDKVLEIGTGSGYQTAVLSQLVERVFSVERIKVLQDRAKERLVELNLRNVVFRWGDGWEGWPALAPYNGIIVTAVATDVPQALLDQLAPGGRLVIPVGAGEVQQLMLIVREEHGFSRHVLGAVRFVPLLNGPLA, encoded by the coding sequence ATGCGTGAACAAGACGACCTGACCCGGCGCGGCATCGGTTTCACCTCCCAGCGCACCCGTGAGCGGCTGATCCAGCGCTTGTACGAGGAAGGGGTGAGCAACACCCGCGTGCTGGATGTGATCCGCCGAACCCCCCGCCATCTGTTCGTCGACGAGGCCCTGGCGCACCGTGCCTACGAAGACACGGCATTGCCCATCGGCCATAACCAGACTATCTCCCAGCCTTACATGGTGGCGCGCATGAGCGAGCTGCTGCTGGAAGCCGGCCCGCTGGACAAGGTGCTGGAGATCGGTACCGGCTCCGGCTACCAGACCGCGGTGCTCTCGCAGCTGGTTGAGCGCGTGTTTTCCGTGGAGCGCATCAAGGTGCTCCAGGACCGCGCCAAGGAGCGCCTGGTGGAACTCAACCTGCGCAACGTGGTGTTCCGCTGGGGGGATGGCTGGGAGGGGTGGCCAGCGTTGGCGCCCTACAATGGCATCATCGTCACGGCCGTGGCCACGGACGTGCCCCAGGCGTTGCTCGACCAGTTGGCGCCGGGGGGGCGCCTGGTGATACCGGTAGGGGCGGGCGAAGTTCAGCAATTGATGCTGATCGTGCGCGAAGAGCACGGGTTCTCCCGGCATGT
- a CDS encoding CTP synthase — protein sequence MTRYIFVTGGVVSSLGKGIASASLAAILEARGLKVTMLKLDPYINVDPGTMSPFQHGEVFVTHDGAETDLDLGHYERFIRTTMTQNNNFTTGRVYEHVLRKERRGDYLGATIQVIPHITDEIKRRIIKGAGDADVAMVEIGGTVGDIESQPFLEAIRQLRVEIGSKRAMLMHLTLVPYIATAGETKTKPTQHSVKELRSIGLQPDVLICRSDHHVDVSSRRKIALFTNVEERAVISLEDADTIYKIPGMLHAQGLDDFVVERFGLQCGGADLSEWDKVVDAKLNPEHEVTIAMVGKYMELLDAYKSLIEAMSHAGISNRTKVNLRYIDSEDIENQGTGLLEGADAILVPGGFGLRGVEGKITAVQYARENKVPYLGICLGMQVAVIEFARNVMGWKDANSTEFDRTSGHPVVGLITEWEDATGAVETRTEASDLGGTMRLGAQDCQLVSGSKVFECYAKEVIVERHRHRYEVNNNLLPQLIEAGLVVSGRSGDGALVEVVEAKDHPWFVACQFHPEFTSTPRDGHPLFSGFVKAALAQHQKKA from the coding sequence ATGACGCGCTACATCTTCGTCACGGGCGGTGTTGTTTCTTCATTGGGGAAAGGCATTGCTTCGGCATCTTTGGCGGCCATCCTGGAGGCGCGGGGGCTTAAGGTCACCATGCTGAAGCTGGATCCGTACATCAACGTCGATCCGGGCACCATGAGCCCCTTCCAGCACGGTGAAGTGTTCGTCACGCACGACGGCGCCGAGACCGACCTGGACCTTGGCCACTACGAGCGGTTCATCCGCACGACCATGACCCAGAACAACAACTTCACCACCGGCCGCGTGTACGAGCACGTGCTGCGCAAGGAGCGCCGTGGTGACTACCTGGGCGCTACCATCCAGGTGATCCCGCACATCACCGACGAAATCAAGCGCCGCATCATCAAGGGCGCCGGCGACGCCGACGTGGCCATGGTCGAGATCGGTGGCACCGTGGGTGACATCGAGTCGCAACCGTTCCTGGAAGCCATCCGCCAGCTGCGTGTGGAGATCGGTTCCAAGCGCGCGATGCTGATGCACCTGACCCTGGTTCCGTACATCGCCACCGCTGGCGAGACCAAGACCAAGCCTACTCAGCACTCGGTCAAGGAATTGCGCTCCATCGGCCTGCAGCCTGACGTGCTGATCTGCCGTTCCGACCACCACGTGGACGTATCGTCGCGCCGCAAGATCGCGTTGTTCACCAACGTCGAAGAGCGCGCGGTCATCTCCCTGGAAGACGCTGACACCATCTACAAGATCCCGGGCATGCTGCACGCCCAGGGCCTGGATGACTTCGTCGTCGAGCGCTTCGGCCTGCAGTGCGGCGGTGCCGACCTGTCCGAGTGGGACAAGGTCGTCGACGCCAAGCTCAACCCCGAGCACGAAGTGACCATCGCCATGGTCGGCAAGTACATGGAGTTGCTGGACGCGTACAAGTCGCTGATCGAGGCCATGAGCCATGCCGGCATCAGCAACCGTACCAAGGTCAACCTGCGCTACATCGATTCCGAAGACATCGAGAACCAGGGTACCGGCCTGCTGGAAGGCGCCGATGCCATCCTGGTGCCGGGCGGCTTCGGCCTGCGTGGCGTTGAAGGCAAGATCACTGCCGTGCAGTACGCTCGCGAGAACAAGGTGCCTTACCTGGGTATCTGCCTGGGCATGCAGGTGGCGGTCATCGAGTTCGCCCGTAACGTCATGGGCTGGAAAGACGCCAACTCCACCGAGTTCGACCGCACCAGCGGCCACCCGGTCGTGGGCCTGATCACCGAGTGGGAAGACGCCACCGGCGCCGTCGAAACCCGTACCGAAGCCTCCGACCTGGGCGGCACCATGCGCCTGGGCGCGCAGGACTGCCAGCTGGTCAGCGGTTCCAAGGTATTCGAGTGCTACGCCAAGGAAGTCATCGTCGAGCGTCACCGTCACCGCTACGAGGTCAACAACAACCTGCTGCCGCAGCTGATCGAAGCTGGTCTGGTGGTGTCCGGCCGCTCCGGCGACGGCGCCCTGGTGGAAGTGGTCGAAGCCAAGGACCACCCATGGTTCGTGGCCTGCCAGTTCCACCCCGAGTTCACCTCGACCCCGCGTGACGGCCACCCGCTGTTCAGCGGCTTCGTCAAGGCGGCCTTGGCCCAACACCAGAAGAAAGCCTGA
- the surE gene encoding 5'/3'-nucleotidase SurE, producing MRILISNDDGVAAPGLAALYEALADYAECTVIAPDQDRSGASSSLTLDRPLHPQWLANGFISVNGTPTDCVHLGLNGLLADPADLVVSGINLGANLGDDVLYSGTVAAALEGRFLGRTAFAFSFLSREPDNLATAAWYARHLVQAHEQLDLPPRTVLNVNIPNLPLDRIRGIQLTRLGHRARAAAPVRVVDPRGREGYWIAAAGNAEDGGPGTDFHAVMQGYVSVTPLQLDRTFSPAFASLEGWLEGLR from the coding sequence ATGCGTATTCTGATTTCTAACGATGATGGGGTCGCCGCCCCCGGCCTGGCCGCGCTTTACGAAGCACTGGCCGACTACGCCGAATGCACGGTGATCGCCCCGGACCAGGACCGTAGCGGGGCCAGCAGTTCGCTGACCCTGGACCGCCCGCTGCACCCGCAGTGGTTGGCCAATGGCTTCATCAGCGTCAACGGCACCCCCACCGACTGCGTGCACCTGGGGCTCAACGGCTTGCTGGCCGACCCGGCCGACCTGGTCGTGTCCGGTATCAACCTGGGTGCCAACCTGGGCGACGACGTGCTGTACTCGGGTACCGTCGCCGCCGCGCTGGAGGGCCGCTTCCTGGGCCGCACCGCCTTTGCCTTTTCGTTCCTGTCACGCGAGCCGGACAACCTCGCCACCGCGGCCTGGTATGCCCGCCACTTGGTGCAGGCCCACGAACAGCTCGACCTGCCGCCGCGCACCGTGCTGAACGTGAACATTCCCAACCTGCCGCTGGACCGCATCCGTGGCATTCAGCTCACCCGCCTGGGCCACCGTGCCCGTGCGGCGGCGCCGGTGCGGGTGGTCGACCCACGTGGCCGCGAGGGCTACTGGATCGCCGCGGCGGGCAACGCCGAGGACGGCGGCCCCGGCACCGATTTCCATGCGGTCATGCAGGGGTATGTGTCAGTCACGCCCTTGCAACTGGATCGCACCTTCAGCCCGGCTTTCGCCAGCCTGGAAGGTTGGCTGGAGGGGCTGCGCTGA
- the ispF gene encoding 2-C-methyl-D-erythritol 2,4-cyclodiphosphate synthase translates to MRIGHGYDVHRFADGDFITLGGVRIAHTFGLLAHSDGDVLLHALSDALLGAAALGDIGKHFPDTDPQFKGADSRVLLRHVVGIVQAKGWKVGNVDATIVAQAPKMAPHIDAMRSLIAEDLQVELDQVNVKATTTEKLGFTGREEGIAVHAVALLLPA, encoded by the coding sequence ATGCGTATTGGCCACGGCTACGATGTGCACCGTTTCGCTGACGGCGATTTCATTACCCTGGGCGGCGTTCGCATCGCTCACACATTCGGCCTGCTCGCCCACTCCGATGGCGACGTGCTGCTGCATGCCTTGAGCGATGCCTTGCTCGGCGCCGCAGCCCTGGGTGACATCGGCAAGCACTTTCCCGACACCGACCCCCAGTTCAAAGGGGCTGACAGCCGTGTGCTGTTGCGCCACGTGGTCGGCATCGTGCAGGCCAAAGGCTGGAAAGTCGGCAACGTCGACGCCACCATCGTGGCCCAGGCGCCGAAGATGGCGCCGCACATCGACGCCATGCGCAGCCTGATCGCCGAAGACCTCCAGGTCGAACTGGACCAGGTCAACGTCAAGGCCACCACCACCGAAAAGCTGGGTTTCACCGGCCGTGAGGAAGGGATCGCGGTTCACGCCGTGGCCTTGTTGCTGCCAGCATGA